In Lacrimispora indolis DSM 755, a genomic segment contains:
- the yyaC gene encoding spore protease YyaC, with the protein MKLWERIAIRGNRDVFYYDTRQTFEAEDFASRLYDMICAEQENGKVAGVLFLCIGTDRSTGDSLGPLIGYKLKERGLEYLEILGTLERPVHAMNLETYQAILKLRYPDHVVVAVDASVGSMEHIGYVTLGKGALKPGLGVSKELRAVGDIFITGIVGSCGNYDPLMLQSIRLSVVMRMADCISYSIYLVEKLWENTAPL; encoded by the coding sequence ATGAAATTATGGGAAAGAATTGCGATCCGCGGAAACCGGGACGTTTTTTACTACGATACAAGGCAGACTTTTGAGGCAGAGGATTTTGCCTCCAGGCTTTACGATATGATATGTGCGGAGCAGGAAAACGGAAAGGTGGCCGGGGTGCTGTTTTTATGCATTGGAACCGACCGTTCAACTGGGGACAGCTTAGGGCCGCTTATCGGATACAAGTTAAAGGAAAGAGGGCTTGAATATCTGGAGATCCTGGGAACTCTGGAACGTCCGGTCCATGCCATGAATCTGGAGACTTACCAGGCAATTTTAAAGCTTCGTTATCCGGATCATGTGGTGGTGGCAGTTGACGCTTCTGTAGGAAGTATGGAACACATCGGCTATGTGACTTTGGGAAAAGGCGCACTAAAGCCCGGCCTTGGAGTCAGCAAGGAGCTTCGGGCCGTGGGGGATATTTTTATTACCGGGATCGTAGGCAGCTGTGGAAATTATGACCCTCTAATGCTGCAGAGCATCCGTCTTTCCGTTGTCATGAGAATGGCTGACTGCATCAGCTACAGCATTTATCTTGTCGAAAAGTTATGGGAAAATACCGCCCCGCTTTGA
- a CDS encoding Crp/Fnr family transcriptional regulator translates to MELTCNHCSKLCTSKIPLFEPLSLEEQKELVSNARHLDFKRGETVFHEYDPADKILVIRYGKAKINRYSLEGKEYVLDILVEGDIYGEQNIFGGKVFESNAVALGECGVCLISLSDIQALILKRPEIGVKLLNVVGQKLSAANELVQLLSVNDAKARVAGFLLFRSSRIKGETIELTRDDISAFINVRRETISRKLGELRRDGAIELEGNRRIRVRNKDILRDAFKSEN, encoded by the coding sequence ATGGAGCTTACATGTAACCACTGCAGCAAATTATGCACCTCAAAGATCCCTCTTTTTGAGCCCCTCTCCTTAGAAGAACAGAAAGAACTTGTTTCTAACGCCCGGCATCTGGATTTTAAAAGAGGAGAAACGGTTTTCCACGAGTATGATCCGGCGGATAAAATTCTGGTCATCCGTTACGGAAAAGCCAAAATCAACCGCTATTCCCTGGAAGGAAAGGAATATGTACTTGATATCCTGGTAGAAGGCGATATTTACGGGGAGCAGAATATATTCGGCGGAAAAGTCTTTGAATCAAATGCCGTTGCCCTGGGGGAATGCGGAGTATGTCTCATTTCCCTGTCAGATATTCAGGCGCTGATATTAAAAAGACCTGAAATCGGAGTTAAATTATTAAACGTAGTAGGGCAGAAGCTGTCGGCGGCAAATGAACTGGTACAGCTATTATCCGTAAACGATGCCAAGGCACGGGTCGCCGGTTTTCTATTATTCAGAAGCAGCCGGATCAAGGGGGAAACCATTGAATTGACCAGGGATGATATATCTGCCTTTATCAATGTCAGAAGAGAAACCATCAGCAGAAAGCTGGGGGAACTGCGCAGGGACGGCGCGATCGAGCTGGAAGGAAACCGCAGAATCCGCGTTCGAAACAAGGATATTTTAAGAGATGCCTTTAAAAGTGAAAATTAA
- a CDS encoding DUF542 domain-containing protein translates to MITGNMKITDVVKAYPEAVEIFNDFHIDYCCGGKDHLEAALQGLGIESKSFIELLNKKLVNKPQKSNKGQVLAVERLMEMDVPELIDYIIDTHHSKERILLAEIDELINKVLLVHYEHHQEQLVPLHGLFSDLRKELQEHFAKEERLIFPYMKESFTWDKSAGYVKELEDEHEGAGNLIKEITVCTNDFTPPEDGCSSYSMVFQKLEELVKDVYIHIFTENSLLFPKYEGGMEQ, encoded by the coding sequence ATGATTACAGGTAACATGAAAATAACCGATGTGGTGAAAGCCTATCCGGAAGCAGTTGAAATTTTCAATGATTTTCATATTGATTATTGCTGCGGCGGGAAAGATCATTTAGAAGCTGCCTTACAAGGGCTGGGAATCGAATCAAAAAGCTTTATTGAACTGCTGAATAAAAAGCTTGTGAATAAACCCCAGAAATCAAATAAGGGACAGGTGCTGGCAGTGGAACGGCTGATGGAAATGGATGTCCCGGAGCTGATCGATTATATCATCGACACCCATCATTCAAAGGAGAGAATCCTCCTGGCAGAAATCGATGAGCTGATCAACAAGGTCCTGCTGGTTCATTACGAACATCATCAGGAGCAGCTGGTTCCCTTACACGGACTTTTTTCAGACTTGAGAAAAGAGCTGCAGGAACATTTTGCCAAGGAAGAAAGGCTTATATTTCCCTATATGAAAGAGAGCTTTACATGGGATAAAAGCGCCGGATATGTAAAGGAGCTGGAGGATGAGCATGAAGGAGCCGGAAACCTGATAAAAGAGATCACAGTCTGCACCAATGATTTTACCCCTCCGGAAGACGGCTGCTCTTCTTACAGCATGGTCTTTCAGAAGCTGGAGGAACTGGTTAAGGACGTGTATATTCATATATTTACAGAAAACTCACTGCTGTTTCCAAAATATGAAGGAGGAATGGAACAATGA
- a CDS encoding GNAT family N-acetyltransferase gives METMTLKKLCKNPELLEAAASWFFQKWVIPLEAYKESIQECIDKKSGIPQWYIVLDENQEIIAGAGIIDNDFHDRKDLSPNLCALFVEEKHRNQGIAKYILDFARKDLGDMGFEKLYLITGHREFYERCGWEFLTTVTGDDGNSERMYVASTLK, from the coding sequence ATGGAAACCATGACATTAAAGAAATTATGCAAAAATCCTGAACTTTTGGAAGCCGCGGCCTCCTGGTTCTTTCAAAAATGGGTCATTCCTCTTGAAGCATACAAAGAAAGCATTCAGGAATGCATTGACAAAAAGTCAGGAATACCTCAATGGTATATTGTTTTAGACGAAAATCAGGAAATTATCGCGGGAGCGGGAATTATAGATAATGACTTCCATGACCGGAAAGACTTAAGCCCTAATTTATGCGCTTTATTTGTAGAAGAAAAACACCGCAATCAGGGAATCGCAAAGTATATTTTAGATTTTGCCAGAAAAGATCTTGGTGATATGGGATTTGAAAAGTTATATTTAATTACAGGCCATAGGGAATTTTATGAAAGGTGCGGCTGGGAATTCCTCACAACGGTAACAGGCGATGATGGAAATTCTGAACGGATGTATGTTGCTTCCACATTAAAGTAA
- the tkt gene encoding transketolase — protein MSNIHTMSVNAIRVLSADAIQKANSGHPGLPLGCASAAYELWANHMNHNPADPDWTNRDRFVLSGGHGSMLLYSLLHLFGYGNLSKEDLMNFRQHGSKTPGHPEYGHTIGVEATTGPLGAGMGMAVGMAIAEKHLSSVFNKENYPVVDHYTYALGGDGCMMEGISSEVFSLAGTLGLGKLIVLYDSNQISIEGSTEIAFTEDVQKRMEAFHFQTITVEDGNDLEAIGRAIEEAKADTEHPSFITIKTQIGYGCPAKQGKASAHGEPLGADNVTALKENLGWPSTEPFYVPEEVYSHYRQIAEEKAETEAAWNVMFAAYCQEYPDMEDLWNAYHDPDAGEKAIEKCEDFWKRSEKADATRNLSGQVLNRIKTYMPNLIGGSADLAPSNKTNMTDMGDFSRTDGSGRNLHFGVRELGMTAIGNGMMLHGGLRTYVATFFVFSDYTKPMARLSALMGVPLTYIFTHDSIGVGEDGPTHEPIEQLAMLRAMPNFHVFRPCDETETEAAWYSALTSKKTPTALVLTRQNLTPMPGSSKEALKGGYVIDDCEGTPEIILMASGSEVELAVKAKTLLADKKVRVVSMPCMDLFEEQTEEYKESVLPKAVRKRVAVEALSDFGWGKYVGLDGTYVTMTGFGASGPANLLFEHFGFAAERVAEAAKSI, from the coding sequence ATGAGCAACATCCATACCATGTCAGTCAATGCAATCCGTGTCCTATCTGCGGATGCCATCCAAAAAGCGAATTCCGGTCATCCGGGACTTCCATTAGGCTGTGCTTCTGCAGCTTATGAATTATGGGCGAACCATATGAACCACAATCCGGCAGATCCAGACTGGACCAACAGGGACCGCTTTGTCTTATCAGGAGGCCATGGTTCCATGCTTTTGTATTCCCTGCTTCATTTATTCGGCTATGGGAATTTATCAAAAGAGGATTTGATGAATTTCCGCCAGCATGGCTCCAAGACTCCCGGACATCCGGAGTACGGTCATACAATCGGTGTGGAAGCAACCACAGGACCTTTAGGTGCAGGTATGGGTATGGCAGTTGGAATGGCCATTGCCGAGAAACATCTGTCATCCGTATTCAACAAAGAGAATTATCCGGTTGTTGACCACTACACCTATGCGCTGGGCGGGGATGGCTGTATGATGGAAGGCATTTCCTCCGAGGTTTTTTCCCTGGCAGGCACCCTTGGTCTTGGGAAATTGATCGTTTTATATGATTCAAACCAGATTTCCATTGAAGGAAGCACTGAGATTGCATTTACCGAGGATGTGCAAAAGCGCATGGAAGCCTTCCATTTCCAGACCATTACCGTTGAGGACGGAAATGACTTGGAAGCAATCGGACGGGCCATTGAGGAAGCGAAAGCAGATACAGAGCATCCTTCCTTCATTACCATCAAAACCCAGATCGGCTACGGCTGTCCTGCAAAGCAGGGGAAAGCCAGCGCCCACGGAGAGCCTTTGGGTGCTGATAATGTGACCGCTTTAAAGGAAAACTTAGGCTGGCCTTCCACAGAGCCGTTCTACGTTCCGGAAGAGGTGTACAGCCATTATCGTCAGATCGCAGAGGAAAAAGCGGAGACAGAAGCAGCATGGAATGTGATGTTTGCCGCATATTGCCAGGAATATCCAGACATGGAAGATCTTTGGAATGCATACCATGATCCGGATGCAGGAGAAAAGGCCATTGAAAAATGCGAAGACTTCTGGAAGCGGTCTGAAAAGGCAGATGCCACCAGGAATTTATCCGGACAGGTATTAAACCGGATAAAGACTTATATGCCCAACTTAATCGGAGGTTCTGCGGACCTGGCTCCTTCCAATAAGACCAACATGACCGACATGGGTGATTTTTCAAGGACAGACGGCAGCGGCCGCAATCTGCACTTTGGCGTCAGAGAGCTTGGTATGACGGCAATCGGAAACGGAATGATGCTTCACGGCGGTCTCCGCACCTATGTGGCAACCTTCTTCGTATTCAGCGATTATACAAAACCAATGGCACGCTTATCCGCATTAATGGGCGTTCCCCTGACCTATATATTCACTCATGACAGCATCGGTGTAGGAGAAGACGGACCTACCCATGAACCCATTGAGCAGCTTGCCATGTTAAGGGCAATGCCGAATTTCCATGTGTTCCGTCCCTGCGATGAGACAGAGACAGAAGCAGCATGGTATTCTGCACTGACCTCTAAGAAAACTCCTACCGCCCTTGTGCTCACAAGGCAGAACTTAACTCCAATGCCGGGAAGCAGCAAAGAGGCCTTAAAGGGTGGCTATGTGATTGACGATTGCGAAGGCACCCCCGAAATCATTCTCATGGCCAGCGGTTCCGAGGTGGAACTGGCAGTCAAGGCGAAAACCCTTCTTGCCGATAAAAAGGTACGAGTGGTTTCCATGCCCTGTATGGATTTATTTGAGGAGCAGACAGAGGAGTATAAGGAATCCGTTCTTCCCAAGGCAGTCCGCAAGCGCGTGGCAGTAGAAGCATTAAGCGATTTCGGCTGGGGCAAATACGTTGGCCTTGACGGCACATATGTGACCATGACCGGCTTTGGCGCCAGCGGCCCGGCAAATCTTTTATTTGAACATTTCGGATTCGCGGCAGAACGCGTAGCAGAGGCTGCAAAATCCATCTAA
- a CDS encoding ROK family glucokinase: MGMKCVGVDVGGTSVKIGIFEVTGELIQKWEVPTRKEEGGKYILEDTAASILKTLEELNIPLDEVKGVGLGVPGPVMPSGYVEVCVNLGWRDMYPERTLSEKLHGLPVRSGNDANVAALGEMWQGGGKGYDDIVMVTLGTGVGGGVIIDQRIVAGKHGLAGEIGHMHIRDDETESCNCGGVGCVEQIASATGIAREARRKMAATDTPSALRTFGDNVTAKDVLDAAKEGDALACEVMEVVGHYLGLALAQISMVTDPEVFVIGGGVSKAGAFLIDNLFKHYDKYTPISKNKSGIVLAKLGNDAGIYGAARLILD; the protein is encoded by the coding sequence ATGGGAATGAAATGTGTTGGCGTTGATGTAGGAGGTACATCCGTAAAGATCGGAATATTTGAAGTGACGGGGGAACTCATCCAGAAGTGGGAGGTGCCCACCAGAAAGGAAGAAGGCGGGAAATATATCCTTGAGGACACCGCCGCTTCCATACTGAAAACCTTAGAAGAGCTTAATATTCCCTTAGATGAAGTAAAAGGGGTAGGCTTAGGAGTTCCCGGGCCAGTCATGCCCAGCGGATATGTGGAGGTCTGTGTGAACTTAGGCTGGCGTGACATGTATCCGGAAAGGACACTGAGTGAAAAACTTCACGGCTTGCCCGTAAGAAGCGGCAATGATGCAAATGTGGCAGCCCTTGGCGAGATGTGGCAGGGAGGCGGAAAAGGCTATGATGATATTGTCATGGTCACTCTGGGCACAGGAGTCGGCGGAGGCGTAATCATTGATCAAAGAATCGTTGCCGGAAAGCATGGCCTGGCCGGTGAGATCGGACATATGCATATCCGTGACGATGAAACGGAAAGCTGCAACTGCGGAGGCGTGGGCTGTGTGGAACAGATCGCCAGCGCAACAGGCATTGCAAGAGAGGCCAGAAGAAAAATGGCTGCAACGGATACCCCCTCCGCTCTCAGAACATTTGGCGACAACGTAACGGCAAAGGATGTTCTGGATGCAGCAAAGGAAGGGGATGCCCTGGCTTGTGAGGTCATGGAAGTAGTAGGCCATTATCTTGGCCTTGCCCTGGCTCAGATTTCCATGGTAACAGACCCTGAGGTCTTTGTTATCGGAGGCGGTGTATCAAAAGCAGGAGCCTTCCTGATTGACAACCTCTTTAAGCATTATGATAAATATACTCCCATTTCTAAAAATAAGAGCGGGATCGTTCTTGCGAAGCTGGGAAATGACGCAGGAATCTATGGTGCGGCCAGGCTGATTCTGGATTAA
- a CDS encoding LysM peptidoglycan-binding domain-containing protein, whose amino-acid sequence MGELYNPFPKLPKNIRQIGERDQIVKLYVEDYVNTYLKRLYPAGGQELRVGLLLGGMEFNDGTPYIFIDGAMEMEDVTEAGRRVIFSEMSWKRAYRNMEQLFPKRSIQGWFICGRPGDDLSPINYWKQHIQYFGEPNKLMYLCNGTDGEETIYITSEDGFYKLQGYSIFYERNQMMQDYMVLRKDVKRIETDTNDKVIEEFRKRMDEHKVEVTDRHQTVGLLRGMCMAMSVVILAGGIVMFNNYERMRDMESVIASAIPAKAEQLLIGKKGEEQGNKGESKVVVEEAEGGVYPTTAVSKETMSETLPAQSQAETMAESKAAETLPPETEAATQAATEAATQPASQETEAAAKASPRVYVVQEGETLYGICIAQYQTVNKLKEICELNGLDDENKIVAGQKLLLP is encoded by the coding sequence ATGGGTGAATTATATAATCCGTTCCCAAAGCTGCCGAAGAATATCAGGCAGATTGGGGAAAGGGATCAGATTGTAAAACTTTATGTGGAAGATTATGTAAATACTTATTTGAAACGTCTGTATCCTGCGGGTGGACAGGAACTGCGGGTTGGTCTTCTCTTAGGCGGCATGGAATTCAATGACGGAACGCCGTATATCTTCATTGACGGAGCTATGGAAATGGAGGATGTGACGGAGGCCGGCCGGAGAGTGATATTTTCCGAGATGTCATGGAAAAGAGCCTACCGGAACATGGAGCAGCTTTTTCCAAAGAGGTCTATTCAGGGCTGGTTTATATGCGGCAGGCCTGGAGATGATTTGAGCCCCATCAATTATTGGAAACAGCATATCCAGTATTTTGGGGAACCGAACAAGCTGATGTATTTGTGCAATGGAACAGACGGAGAGGAGACAATTTACATAACATCTGAGGACGGGTTTTACAAGCTGCAGGGATACAGCATTTTCTATGAACGAAATCAGATGATGCAGGACTATATGGTACTGCGAAAAGATGTAAAACGTATCGAAACAGATACAAATGATAAGGTGATCGAGGAATTCCGCAAGCGGATGGACGAGCATAAGGTGGAAGTTACGGACCGGCATCAGACGGTTGGGCTACTCCGGGGCATGTGTATGGCCATGTCAGTCGTCATATTAGCTGGCGGAATTGTTATGTTTAACAACTATGAACGAATGCGGGATATGGAGAGCGTGATCGCGTCGGCCATTCCGGCAAAGGCGGAACAGCTCCTGATTGGGAAAAAGGGTGAAGAACAGGGAAACAAGGGCGAATCCAAAGTAGTTGTGGAAGAGGCCGAGGGAGGCGTCTATCCCACCACCGCGGTGAGTAAGGAGACCATGTCTGAAACATTGCCTGCACAATCCCAGGCGGAGACAATGGCTGAGAGCAAGGCAGCAGAGACGCTGCCTCCGGAGACGGAAGCGGCAACCCAGGCAGCGACAGAAGCGGCAACCCAGCCTGCCAGCCAGGAAACAGAGGCAGCAGCCAAGGCCAGTCCGCGTGTTTATGTGGTACAAGAGGGAGAGACTCTTTACGGGATCTGCATCGCTCAGTACCAAACGGTGAACAAACTGAAGGAAATTTGTGAGCTTAATGGGCTGGACGATGAAAATAAGATTGTTGCGGGCCAGAAATTACTTCTTCCATAG
- a CDS encoding MBL fold metallo-hydrolase, which yields MKKLVKNNVYWVGFMDWELESFHGADYSINHGSSQNAYLIKEEKTVLIDTVWKPHSTEFIDNLEKEIDLKEIDFIVANHGEVDHSGSLPALMEKIPGTPIYCTANGVKSITGQYHHPEWNYQVVKTGDSIDIGNGKKLVFVEMKMLHWPDSMATYLTGDNILFSNDAFGQHYAVEELFNDKADQCRLWEEAIKYYANILTPFSPLVKKKIEEIQGLNLPIDIIATSHGSIWRENPLQIVEKYYEWSQNYQEDQITVVYDTMWDGTKQLAHKISAEIARISPDTRVKIYNISKTNKNDIMTEVFKSKAIALGSPTVGGNILSSVGGWLDFLKELKYKGKKAAVFGCYGWSGEGTKVLRERLTEAGFSVVEEEAKCLWNPEEEDFNKAAEIAGALCR from the coding sequence ATGAAAAAACTTGTGAAAAATAATGTTTACTGGGTGGGATTCATGGACTGGGAGCTGGAATCCTTCCATGGGGCAGATTATTCCATTAACCACGGCTCAAGTCAGAATGCCTATTTAATAAAGGAAGAAAAAACGGTCCTCATTGACACGGTCTGGAAGCCTCATTCCACGGAGTTCATCGACAATCTGGAAAAAGAGATCGACTTAAAGGAAATTGATTTTATTGTTGCCAATCACGGAGAGGTGGATCACAGCGGTTCTCTTCCCGCATTAATGGAGAAGATACCTGGCACCCCCATCTACTGCACCGCAAACGGGGTGAAATCCATTACAGGACAGTATCACCATCCGGAATGGAATTACCAGGTGGTGAAAACAGGGGATTCCATTGACATCGGCAATGGGAAAAAGTTGGTTTTTGTGGAAATGAAAATGCTTCACTGGCCGGACAGCATGGCCACTTATTTAACAGGAGACAATATCCTCTTTTCCAACGATGCCTTTGGACAGCATTATGCCGTGGAGGAATTGTTTAATGACAAGGCCGACCAGTGCAGGCTTTGGGAAGAGGCCATCAAGTATTACGCTAATATTCTGACTCCGTTTTCTCCTCTTGTGAAAAAGAAAATTGAAGAAATACAGGGACTGAACCTTCCCATCGATATCATCGCTACCAGCCATGGCTCCATCTGGAGGGAAAATCCGTTACAGATCGTGGAAAAATATTATGAATGGTCCCAGAACTATCAAGAGGATCAGATCACTGTTGTTTATGATACCATGTGGGATGGAACCAAGCAGCTGGCCCATAAGATCAGCGCCGAAATCGCGCGGATTTCACCGGATACCAGGGTGAAGATTTATAACATTTCCAAGACAAATAAGAACGATATCATGACAGAAGTGTTTAAATCAAAAGCGATTGCCCTTGGATCTCCAACCGTGGGAGGGAACATCCTTTCTTCTGTGGGGGGATGGCTTGATTTCCTGAAGGAATTGAAATATAAGGGGAAAAAGGCGGCAGTGTTCGGATGCTACGGATGGAGCGGAGAGGGAACAAAAGTCCTTCGGGAACGGTTGACTGAAGCCGGATTCTCTGTGGTGGAGGAGGAGGCCAAATGCCTTTGGAACCCGGAGGAAGAAGACTTTAACAAGGCTGCGGAGATTGCCGGGGCGCTTTGCCGGTAG
- a CDS encoding DUF5711 family protein, giving the protein MSDRDSMNREIKKNQLRRQIVSSSPQAGEDSQEVIKKALTKVRKRKIRIALVLFLVLLAGGIGVYEYFTLYQYTQYGVVWDKQINEGSYVGYLSFGSNVLKYSKDGASYLDSQGKEVWIESYEMKSPKAWVNGNYAAIADQQGNSIYIFDKTGNTGIATTVLPIVKATVSSYGVVAAILEDSSSNYIYFFKRDGSALDVKIKALLGGDSGYPVDISLSPDGTQLIGAYSYLKNGTLNGRVAFHNFAEIGKSIPDRLVGGFDEPYDASLVAQVQFLDNTYSCAFADNSVSFYSTKNELSPELIRQVAVEEEIKSVFYSEKYVGLIVDNGEGENPYRLDIYKPSGNLVFTKGFQYQYTHADIDGDHVILYNEDSCRVYNMSGRLKFAGTFDFPISKIRNGRFPNTLIVTGPQNMKEIRLQIGGQYQ; this is encoded by the coding sequence ATGAGTGACAGGGACTCTATGAACAGAGAGATTAAGAAGAACCAGCTTCGGAGGCAGATTGTTTCATCTTCTCCTCAAGCGGGCGAAGACAGCCAGGAGGTCATTAAAAAGGCTCTCACCAAGGTGAGGAAAAGAAAAATCAGGATAGCTCTGGTTCTGTTTTTGGTGCTTTTGGCAGGCGGCATAGGGGTATATGAATATTTTACTCTTTATCAGTATACCCAATACGGCGTAGTCTGGGATAAGCAGATAAATGAGGGAAGCTATGTTGGATATCTTAGCTTTGGCTCCAATGTGTTAAAATACAGCAAGGACGGCGCCTCCTATCTGGATTCCCAGGGGAAAGAAGTGTGGATAGAAAGCTATGAGATGAAATCTCCCAAGGCATGGGTAAACGGGAATTATGCGGCCATTGCGGACCAGCAGGGAAATTCCATCTATATCTTTGACAAAACGGGAAACACGGGCATAGCGACTACGGTTCTTCCCATTGTGAAGGCGACGGTGTCCTCTTACGGAGTGGTGGCAGCGATCCTGGAGGACTCATCGTCCAATTATATTTATTTCTTTAAGAGGGATGGAAGTGCTCTGGATGTGAAGATTAAGGCGCTGTTAGGCGGTGATTCCGGTTATCCTGTGGATATCAGCTTATCCCCCGACGGAACTCAGCTGATAGGAGCTTATTCATATTTGAAAAACGGGACGTTAAACGGCAGAGTGGCGTTCCACAATTTTGCGGAAATCGGCAAGAGTATTCCGGACAGGCTGGTAGGCGGTTTTGACGAGCCTTATGACGCCTCTTTGGTTGCACAGGTCCAATTTCTTGACAATACATACTCCTGCGCCTTTGCAGATAACAGCGTATCCTTTTACTCCACAAAAAATGAACTCTCTCCGGAGCTGATCCGGCAGGTGGCAGTGGAGGAGGAGATAAAGAGTGTGTTCTATTCGGAGAAATATGTAGGGCTTATTGTGGACAATGGGGAAGGAGAAAATCCTTACCGGCTGGATATATACAAGCCCAGTGGAAATCTGGTGTTTACCAAAGGTTTCCAATATCAGTACACCCATGCTGATATTGACGGGGACCACGTAATTTTGTATAATGAAGATTCTTGCAGAGTCTATAATATGTCAGGAAGGCTTAAATTTGCCGGGACATTTGATTTTCCGATATCTAAGATCCGAAACGGCAGGTTCCCAAATACTCTGATCGTAACCGGCCCCCAAAACATGAAAGAAATAAGATTACAAATAGGAGGACAATACCAATGA